The genomic region AGCGGTAGCCGCCGGCACAGTGTATGTAATACTTTTTATCCTTGTCCAACTCCGCCATATGATCATTAATAAAATCCAATGGAAACGATTTCCCCTTTTCTAAGTGTTCTGATTCATATTCACCCGGTTTACGAACATCTAGAATATGTAAATCTTCTTGATATTGCTTTTCAAAAGTTTCGGCAGTAATCGAAGAAATACTCTCCGTTTCTTTTCCGGCATTTTTCCAAGCCACCAGACCTCCATCCAGATATCCCAATGTGTTATCATAACCAACCCTCGATAATCTTGTAACAGCTTCTTCAGATTTCCCTTCGGGCACTATTAAAAGAATCGGTTGTTTTAAATCTTTAATTAGCGCCCCTACCCAGGGTGCAAAAGATCCGTTAAGACCAATAAAAATGGAGTTCGGTATGTGTTCTTTTAAAAATTCATCCTGCGTCCTTACATCCAACACCAAAGCTCCTTCCCTATTCGCTAAAGTTTCAAATTTCTGGGGAGCCAGCGGGACATCTCCTTTTTCCAAAACTTCTTCAAAGGTTTCGTACCCCTCTTTATTCAACATTGCATTTTTAGAAAAATACTGTGGCGGCGGCATAATACCGTCGAGAACTTCTTTTACAAATTCCTCTTTGGTCATATCCGCACGTAAGGCATAATTTGTTTTCTTTTGATTTCCAAGGGTATCTACCGTCTCCTTACTTAAATTTTTTCCGCAAGCAGAACCAGCACCGTGCGCCGGATATACAATAACATCGTCTGCCAAAGGTATAATTTTATTCCGAAGCGAATCAAACAAAAGTCCGGCTAAATCTTCTTTTGTAATATCCTGTTTAATCGCTAGATCTGGGCGCCCTACATCTCCAAGAAATAACGTATCTCCTGTAAAAATAGCATGATCGTTTCCATTTTCATCCTTTAAAAGATAGGTAGTAGATTCCAGTGTGTGCCCTGGAGTATGTAATGCTGTTATAGTAACCTTACCAATTTTAAAGGATTCTCCATCTTTGGCTTGATAGATATTGTAATTTGTTTTGGCATTTGGACCAAATATTATCGTTGCCCCTGTTTTTTCTGCTAAATCTATATGCCCTGAAACAAAATCAGCATGAAAATGGGTTTCAAAAACATATTTAATTTTTGTATTTCCTTTTTCTGCTCGCTTCAAATATGGAGCAGTCTCCCTCAATGGGTCTATTATTGCTGCCTCGCCGTTAGACTCAATGTAATATGCGCCTTGGGCCAAACATCCTGTATATATTTGTTCTATTTTCATTTTAATAATTTTAGAGATCTTAAAAATCTTAAAGCACCAGCACTTAATAACATCATCGCTATTGATCTTATATCTTCTTCAAAGATACTAAACAACTTTGTTTTGCAATGTAATAAATGTCGTATTGGCTTTAATGGTACAGTTCTTTCAAAAGGATGTAAAAACTCATTACAAGAATTAAATAGCCAAATCCTTTTTTTAGTACTTTGTTGGGAATGTAATTTGACAACAGTCCACCGATTAAAACCCCGATAATGGTTAAAAAAGTAAAAACGGACAGGAATTCCCAATCAATTTGAAGGGTCTGCATATCTCCGGTAAATCCGATTAAGGAATTAAAACTTACGATTACCAAAGATGTTCCCACAGCCTTTTTCATGGGAAGGTTTGCCCAAAGCACCAAAGCAGGAACATATAAAAATCCTCCACCGGCTCCAATAAGCCCTGTTATTACCCCAATGGCCAGGCCTTGAACAAATGTTTTTGGATATGGTTGTTTATAATCCAGCTCTTTCAAGTTCCTTTTTCGTTTCTTAATCATAGATATCGCAGCTAAAAACATTATAAGCGCGAAAAATACCATGATGAACATATTTTTAGTAAATACGAAGTTATTAATCGTAAAAATTTCGTTGGGAATACCCGGAACCAAAAAACGTCGAGAGAGGTATACCGCTATAAAAGAAGGGAATGAAAATGCCAGTCCCGTTTTAAAATCTACATTTCCACTTTTATATTTTTGCAGAGCCCCGAATAAAGAAGAAGTTCCAACAACAAATAGCGAATAAGCCGTTGCCGTAATGGGATTGTATGCCAACATGTAAACCAGCAGAGGAACTGTTAAAATAGAGCCTCCACCTCCCAAAAGACCTATGACAAGTCCAATTATTAAAGCACCAGAAAAACCAAGAATACTTTCCATAAATCAATGGGGTATTTTATCGCTTATAACTCCATATACAAAAGTTCCAAGCATAGCCGCAGCAATTACAATTAACATGGAAAAAACACCTGTTCCCAGTAAAATATACATAGGTCCTGGACATGCACCTGCAAGCGCCCATCCAAGACCAAAAATACTTCCACCCACCAAATACCTTGTAACACTTCTTGCTTTATTAGGTATATTAATAGGTTTTCCTTCTATGCTGTTAAGGTTTTTAGCTTTTACAAACTGCAAAAGTAGAATTCCGGTAAAGACGGCACTTCCAATAATTCCATACATGTGAAAAGAATCGAAGTGAAACATTTCGTAAATACGATACCATGAAACAGCCTCCGATTTTACCAATACGATTCCGAATAAAATTCCAGTAAGAATAAATTTTAAATATTTCATCTATTTAAAGTTCTTTAAAATTTTAAAACAATAATGGTAGTATAAAATGAGTCATCACCAAGCCTCCAATAAAAAAGCCTGTCACAGCAATAAGTGAAGGCACCTGAAGGTTACTTAGGCCTGTAATGGCATGTCCAG from Galbibacter sp. BG1 harbors:
- a CDS encoding MBL fold metallo-hydrolase gives rise to the protein MKIEQIYTGCLAQGAYYIESNGEAAIIDPLRETAPYLKRAEKGNTKIKYVFETHFHADFVSGHIDLAEKTGATIIFGPNAKTNYNIYQAKDGESFKIGKVTITALHTPGHTLESTTYLLKDENGNDHAIFTGDTLFLGDVGRPDLAIKQDITKEDLAGLLFDSLRNKIIPLADDVIVYPAHGAGSACGKNLSKETVDTLGNQKKTNYALRADMTKEEFVKEVLDGIMPPPQYFSKNAMLNKEGYETFEEVLEKGDVPLAPQKFETLANREGALVLDVRTQDEFLKEHIPNSIFIGLNGSFAPWVGALIKDLKQPILLIVPEGKSEEAVTRLSRVGYDNTLGYLDGGLVAWKNAGKETESISSITAETFEKQYQEDLHILDVRKPGEYESEHLEKGKSFPLDFINDHMAELDKDKKYYIHCAGGYRSAIAASILKARGFEDLVDIKGGYGALKKTKLPKTNFSCPNS
- a CDS encoding sulfite exporter TauE/SafE family protein: MESILGFSGALIIGLVIGLLGGGGSILTVPLLVYMLAYNPITATAYSLFVVGTSSLFGALQKYKSGNVDFKTGLAFSFPSFIAVYLSRRFLVPGIPNEIFTINNFVFTKNMFIMVFFALIMFLAAISMIKKRKRNLKELDYKQPYPKTFVQGLAIGVITGLIGAGGGFLYVPALVLWANLPMKKAVGTSLVIVSFNSLIGFTGDMQTLQIDWEFLSVFTFLTIIGVLIGGLLSNYIPNKVLKKGFGYLILVMSFYILLKELYH
- a CDS encoding DUF6691 family protein — its product is MKYLKFILTGILFGIVLVKSEAVSWYRIYEMFHFDSFHMYGIIGSAVFTGILLLQFVKAKNLNSIEGKPINIPNKARSVTRYLVGGSIFGLGWALAGACPGPMYILLGTGVFSMLIVIAAAMLGTFVYGVISDKIPH